The following are from one region of the Jatrophihabitans telluris genome:
- a CDS encoding ABC transporter substrate-binding protein — protein sequence MNRGCAPAAPNRRSGRSIATIARLAGVAGTAALAAVVLAACSGGTSVGGANAAGKTDSSSPFGFKTAAQDANADITVWVDSTRLDAAKAYQKANPAAKIKIVTYDGNANGSGTLKTKTQLFDKAGSGWPDVVFTTDNNSASWGSQSPSYFTAPLNKGLIDSSTLSGFAKGALDPCTVNGTVYCLRNDLAQDVLWYNKKLMDQWGYTVPATWEDYQALAGKVATEHPGYLVGTAGDAWTPEMYMWGSECPANQVTGAKAITVKATDPKCVRAATMLDSLIANKTMSTLPIFGADFAKTQGSKVLMMPGPAWYGGAVFQGTIKTPKGEIAVAPALHWADQSTPVTGNVGGGAWWISSHSKNLAAAKAFATWVTTSDAYQADLSPGFPAYSSAAAKWIAKQQASGYWANDISAPIIAAAGEVWSGWGSPEFSQEAVWSKVVISGMTQGKTIASLLPAWQKGIEDQAQVFGYTVGK from the coding sequence ATGAATCGAGGCTGTGCCCCTGCTGCGCCGAATCGCCGATCCGGCCGCAGCATCGCCACCATCGCCCGGCTAGCCGGTGTCGCCGGCACCGCCGCACTGGCTGCGGTCGTGCTCGCGGCCTGCTCCGGCGGGACGTCGGTCGGCGGCGCCAACGCTGCCGGCAAGACCGACTCCTCCAGCCCCTTCGGCTTCAAGACCGCCGCTCAGGACGCCAACGCCGACATAACCGTGTGGGTCGACTCGACGCGCCTCGATGCGGCCAAGGCGTACCAGAAGGCCAACCCGGCGGCCAAGATCAAGATCGTCACCTACGACGGCAACGCCAACGGTTCGGGCACTCTGAAGACAAAGACCCAGCTGTTCGACAAGGCGGGGTCCGGCTGGCCCGACGTGGTCTTCACGACCGACAACAACTCCGCCTCGTGGGGATCGCAGTCACCGTCGTACTTCACGGCCCCGCTGAACAAGGGCCTCATCGATTCCAGCACGCTGTCCGGGTTCGCCAAGGGGGCCCTGGACCCGTGCACCGTCAACGGCACCGTGTACTGCCTGCGCAACGACCTGGCCCAGGACGTCCTCTGGTACAACAAGAAATTGATGGACCAGTGGGGCTACACCGTGCCCGCGACCTGGGAGGACTACCAGGCCCTGGCCGGCAAGGTCGCCACCGAACATCCCGGGTACCTCGTCGGAACGGCCGGTGACGCCTGGACGCCCGAGATGTACATGTGGGGCAGCGAATGTCCCGCCAACCAGGTAACCGGCGCCAAGGCCATCACGGTCAAGGCCACCGACCCCAAGTGCGTGCGAGCGGCCACCATGCTCGACAGCCTCATCGCCAACAAGACCATGTCCACCCTGCCGATCTTCGGCGCGGACTTCGCCAAGACCCAGGGCAGCAAGGTCCTGATGATGCCCGGCCCGGCGTGGTACGGCGGCGCGGTGTTCCAGGGCACGATCAAGACCCCCAAGGGCGAGATTGCGGTGGCGCCGGCGCTGCACTGGGCCGACCAGAGCACCCCGGTCACCGGCAACGTCGGTGGCGGCGCCTGGTGGATCTCCAGCCACTCGAAGAATCTGGCCGCAGCGAAGGCGTTCGCGACCTGGGTGACCACGTCCGACGCCTACCAGGCGGATCTGTCGCCGGGCTTCCCGGCTTACTCCTCGGCCGCCGCCAAGTGGATTGCCAAGCAACAGGCCAGTGGGTACTGGGCCAACGACATCTCCGCGCCGATCATCGCCGCCGCCGGTGAGGTCTGGTCCGGCTGGGGCTCTCCGGAGTTCAGTCAGGAAGCAGTCTGGTCCAAGGTCGTGATCTCCGGTATGACTCAGGGCAAGACGATCGCCTCCTTGCTGCCGGCCTGGCAGAAGGGCATCGAGGATCAGGCCCAGGTCTTCGGCTACACGGTCGGCAAGTGA
- a CDS encoding SDR family NAD(P)-dependent oxidoreductase, producing the protein MPMDRFQNRVALVTGGASGIGLATARRLIAEGAQVVILDRDARSLAEAVAELGRPASAIEADVSAPAEMAEAVATTLQRHDRLDVVVTAAGVDQCDTVPGTSLAEWRTVMDVDLDGVFYLCREAIPVFVDQGSGAIVTLSSAIGTVGERRRSAYCAAKSGVENLTRAMALDHGAQGIRANCVAPGLIDTPLIRGGKVSTGANGGVEAMVAAHHAIPRIGRPDEVAAAIAFLASDDASFITGTVLAVDAGWTAA; encoded by the coding sequence ATGCCCATGGACCGCTTTCAGAACCGGGTCGCCCTCGTCACCGGTGGCGCTTCCGGAATCGGCCTGGCCACCGCGCGGCGACTGATCGCCGAGGGAGCCCAGGTCGTCATCCTCGATCGCGACGCCCGGTCGCTGGCCGAGGCCGTCGCCGAGCTCGGCCGCCCGGCCAGTGCGATCGAAGCCGACGTCTCGGCTCCGGCGGAGATGGCCGAGGCCGTCGCGACCACGCTGCAACGGCACGATCGCCTGGACGTGGTCGTGACCGCCGCGGGCGTGGACCAGTGCGACACCGTTCCCGGTACGAGTCTGGCGGAATGGCGCACGGTCATGGACGTCGATCTCGACGGCGTTTTCTACCTGTGCCGGGAGGCCATTCCGGTGTTCGTCGACCAGGGCTCGGGTGCGATCGTCACGCTGTCCTCGGCGATCGGAACGGTCGGGGAGCGACGCCGATCGGCCTACTGTGCGGCCAAGTCGGGGGTGGAGAACCTCACTCGCGCGATGGCGCTGGACCACGGCGCCCAGGGCATTCGCGCCAACTGCGTAGCTCCGGGGCTCATCGACACCCCGCTGATCCGGGGCGGCAAGGTCAGCACGGGCGCCAATGGCGGGGTGGAGGCGATGGTGGCAGCTCATCACGCCATCCCGCGCATCGGGCGGCCGGACGAGGTGGCAGCCGCCATCGCGTTCCTGGCCAGCGACGATGCCTCGTTCATCACCGGGACGGTCCTGGCCGTCGACGCCGGGTGGACGGCCGCCTGA
- a CDS encoding FadR/GntR family transcriptional regulator has product MTSPGPARGYRADGVHGRLVHELGSRIVSGQLLPGEQLPTESELVTELASSRPAVREAIKVLTAKGLVLARPKVGTTVQPESGWNLLDPDVLAWRYESSPTGQQLDDLSGLRVAVEPEAARLAARTKRRETLTPIREAYLLMESSLQDPDEFIKHDLAFHRAVVQAGGNELLIHLDELLSAALAAGRQVHTRNVRRNRRTLPSHKAVLDAIVARQGEQAASLMRELVLGAQHDIRRDSRRSGTS; this is encoded by the coding sequence ATGACCAGTCCTGGCCCAGCGCGCGGTTACCGCGCCGACGGGGTGCACGGGCGGTTGGTGCATGAACTCGGCTCCCGCATCGTCTCCGGGCAACTCTTGCCCGGCGAGCAGTTGCCGACCGAGAGCGAGTTGGTCACTGAGCTGGCCTCCTCGCGTCCGGCCGTGCGCGAGGCGATCAAGGTGCTCACCGCCAAGGGTCTGGTCCTGGCACGGCCCAAAGTCGGCACGACCGTCCAGCCGGAGTCTGGTTGGAACCTGCTCGACCCCGACGTCCTGGCCTGGCGCTACGAGAGTTCGCCCACCGGGCAGCAGCTCGATGACCTGTCGGGCCTGCGGGTTGCCGTCGAACCCGAAGCGGCCCGACTAGCGGCCCGGACGAAGCGCCGGGAGACGCTCACGCCGATCCGGGAGGCCTACCTGCTGATGGAGTCGAGCCTGCAGGACCCCGACGAGTTCATCAAGCACGATCTGGCCTTCCACCGTGCGGTGGTTCAGGCCGGCGGTAACGAGTTGCTGATCCATCTCGATGAGTTGCTCTCGGCCGCGCTGGCCGCCGGTCGCCAGGTCCACACGCGCAATGTCCGGCGCAACCGGCGAACCCTTCCCTCGCACAAGGCCGTGCTCGACGCGATCGTTGCTCGGCAGGGCGAACAGGCCGCCTCGCTCATGCGCGAACTCGTCCTCGGCGCCCAGCACGACATCCGCCGGGACTCCAGACGTTCCGGCACCAGCTGA
- a CDS encoding carbohydrate ABC transporter permease codes for MQAARSQSSPARSRSRTGSWRPASGHVFVSGYVVLLALFGLVPALYSLYLAFTDASGKFSGVKNFTRSAKDYRFIPAVQHVAVYLVLWLVTLTIFVVLLALVVHRLTSRRTKAVLRFVYYVPGALAGASSVLLWLFVLDPAVSPVSKLLRWTGNDNFAQVIVPNHLPAVFTIIAFWTGAGGWIVVLYGALNTIPTELMEAARVDGANAVQTALRIQLPMLRKWIAYMLILSLAAGTQLFVEPQLVSQASFGIVGNDYSVNQLAYQYAFSQNDFNGSAAISIDLLIVALICAGFFVARGRLFETD; via the coding sequence GTGCAGGCCGCCCGTTCGCAGTCCAGCCCCGCCAGGAGCCGGTCCCGCACCGGCTCCTGGCGCCCGGCCTCGGGCCACGTCTTCGTCTCCGGTTACGTGGTCCTGCTCGCCCTCTTCGGGCTCGTCCCGGCGCTGTACTCGCTCTATCTCGCTTTCACCGATGCCAGCGGCAAGTTCAGCGGCGTCAAGAACTTCACGCGTAGCGCCAAGGACTATCGCTTCATTCCCGCCGTCCAGCACGTCGCGGTGTACCTGGTGCTGTGGCTGGTCACGCTGACGATCTTCGTGGTGTTGCTCGCCCTCGTCGTGCATCGGCTGACGTCGCGGCGGACGAAGGCGGTTCTGCGGTTCGTGTACTACGTCCCCGGTGCGCTCGCCGGCGCGAGCAGCGTGCTGCTCTGGCTGTTCGTGCTGGATCCGGCGGTCAGCCCGGTGTCGAAGCTGCTGCGCTGGACGGGCAACGACAACTTCGCGCAGGTGATCGTGCCCAATCACCTGCCGGCCGTCTTCACCATCATCGCGTTCTGGACCGGGGCCGGCGGCTGGATCGTCGTCCTGTACGGCGCGCTGAACACCATCCCGACCGAACTCATGGAGGCCGCGCGGGTCGACGGCGCGAATGCGGTGCAGACCGCCCTGCGAATCCAGCTCCCCATGCTGCGCAAGTGGATCGCCTACATGTTGATCCTGTCGTTGGCGGCCGGCACCCAATTGTTCGTCGAACCGCAACTCGTCTCGCAGGCCAGCTTCGGGATCGTCGGCAACGACTACTCGGTCAACCAACTGGCCTACCAGTACGCGTTCAGCCAGAACGACTTCAACGGCTCGGCCGCCATTTCCATCGACCTGCTCATCGTGGCCCTGATCTGCGCCGGATTCTTCGTCGCCCGTGGCCGACTCTTCGAGACGGACTGA
- a CDS encoding FadR/GntR family transcriptional regulator, with protein sequence MDTVDTPVAITAERQSGAPGQPGTTVGLPSDRAPLRPQGRGSRLGTAVVQALVDDIVSGRFPPGAALPPEADLCVHFDVSRTVVRESVKVVQEKGLVRIVQGKGTQVTDSREWNMIDEIVLSSLIRQDESLNILDELITVRAALEREMAAAAARVADTGQKGRIADALAAMRNVADSVALFSEADVAFHDVVMELSQNRLGRAIVTSIHDKARTNVRYHGSYTDESIVRTLAEHTAIAEAIQAGDPEAADRAMWSHIMDSWNRRRPSTRKYLTER encoded by the coding sequence GTGGACACAGTGGACACACCGGTCGCGATCACCGCTGAGCGCCAGTCCGGCGCGCCCGGTCAGCCTGGCACGACGGTGGGGCTGCCTTCCGACCGCGCCCCGTTACGCCCCCAGGGCCGCGGTTCACGCCTGGGCACGGCCGTGGTCCAGGCACTGGTGGACGACATCGTCAGCGGGCGCTTTCCGCCCGGGGCGGCCCTACCTCCCGAAGCCGACCTGTGCGTCCACTTCGACGTCTCACGCACGGTCGTGCGGGAATCGGTGAAGGTGGTTCAGGAAAAGGGCCTGGTCAGAATTGTCCAGGGCAAAGGAACGCAGGTCACCGACTCCCGCGAATGGAACATGATCGACGAGATCGTGCTCAGCTCGCTCATCCGTCAGGACGAGAGCCTCAACATCCTGGACGAGCTGATCACCGTACGGGCGGCGCTGGAGCGCGAGATGGCTGCCGCGGCGGCACGGGTCGCCGACACCGGGCAGAAGGGGCGGATCGCCGACGCCCTCGCCGCGATGCGCAACGTCGCCGATTCGGTCGCGCTCTTCTCCGAAGCGGACGTCGCCTTCCACGACGTCGTCATGGAGCTGTCGCAGAACCGGCTCGGCCGCGCGATCGTGACCTCCATCCACGACAAGGCTCGCACCAATGTGCGATACCACGGCTCCTACACCGACGAGTCGATCGTGAGGACGCTGGCTGAGCACACCGCAATCGCCGAGGCCATCCAGGCCGGCGACCCGGAGGCAGCCGACCGGGCGATGTGGTCCCACATCATGGATTCCTGGAATCGCCGACGGCCCTCCACGCGCAAGTACCTCACCGAACGCTGA